In the genome of Nerophis lumbriciformis linkage group LG32, RoL_Nlum_v2.1, whole genome shotgun sequence, one region contains:
- the hcar1-3 gene encoding hydroxycarboxylic acid receptor 2 isoform X2, giving the protein MAWDQNRTSPGPGGGCPPVGIQLEGVILPPVLTVDVVLGLLGNTLALWIFCFRTKSWNPNNLFLFNLVVADFLALVVHPHTCFTRMSRTQARMLSVLVWLLVVCPRLPMLAYNHIKGGGNATQCFFFTSYKEASRGILVLVAVHRVLTVLEFLLAMAVLIFCSVRISRVLRGRQMGRAHKLRRAMRVCVAIVVVFLVCFLPTTVTTVGVWVIRSYRPWDCGAFYTFTQLTIVSLGLNFLNSALDPVVYVFSSSMFRRALLGAAPRCLRCGRDEGESSSASQSTSQQELKSLRTSRASEAT; this is encoded by the exons ATGGCGTGGGATCAGAACCGGACGAGCCCGGGGCCCGGTGGCGGCTGCCCCCCCGTGGGCATCCAGCTGGAGGGCGTCATTCTGCCGCCGGTCCTCACGGTGGACGTGGTTCTGGGCCTGCTGGGCAACACGCTGGCTCTATGGATCTTCTGCTTCCGGACCAAGTCGTGGAACCCCAACAACTTGTTCCTCTTCAACCTGGTCGTGGCCGACTTCCTGGCGCTG GTGGTCCACCCACACACCTGCTTCACCCGCATGAGCAGGACCCAGGCCAGGATGTTGTCGGTGCTAGTGTGGCTGCTGGTGGTCTGTCCCCGCCTGCCCATGCTGGCCTACAACCACATCAAGGGCGGCGGAAACGCCACACAGTGCTTCTTCTTCACGTCCTACAAGGAGGCGTCGCGGGGCATCCTGGTCCTGGTGGCCGTGCACCGCGTCCTGACCGTGCTGGAGTTCCTGCTCGCCATGGCCGTGCTGATCTTCTGCTCCGTGCGCATCTCCCGCGTCCTGAGGGGGCGCCAGATGGGCAGGGCCCACAAGTTGCGGCGGGCCATGCGGGTGTGCGTGGCCATCGTGGTGGTCTTCCTGGTGTGCTTCTTGCCCACCACCGTCACCACCGTGGGCGTGTGGGTCATCCGCTCCTACCGCCCGTGGGACTGCGGCGCCTTTTACACCTTCACGCAGCTCACCATCGTGTCCCTGGGCCTCAACTTCCTCAACTCCGCCCTGGACCCCGTGGTCTACGTCTTCTCCAGCTCCATGTTCAGGAGGGCCCTCCTCGGCGCCGCGCCCCGCTGCCTGCGCTGCGGGCGTGACGAGGGGGAGTCCTCTTCTGCGTCCCAGTCCACCAGCCAGCAGGAGCTCAAGTCTCTGAGGACCAGCAGAGCCAGTGAAGCCACCTGA
- the hcar1-3 gene encoding hydroxycarboxylic acid receptor 2 isoform X1 → MAWDQNRTSPGPGGGCPPVGIQLEGVILPPVLTVDVVLGLLGNTLALWIFCFRTKSWNPNNLFLFNLVVADFLALVSLPLRIHALLKGHWVFGDAVCRLNLFLMFSNRTASIALMTVVALYRYFKVVHPHTCFTRMSRTQARMLSVLVWLLVVCPRLPMLAYNHIKGGGNATQCFFFTSYKEASRGILVLVAVHRVLTVLEFLLAMAVLIFCSVRISRVLRGRQMGRAHKLRRAMRVCVAIVVVFLVCFLPTTVTTVGVWVIRSYRPWDCGAFYTFTQLTIVSLGLNFLNSALDPVVYVFSSSMFRRALLGAAPRCLRCGRDEGESSSASQSTSQQELKSLRTSRASEAT, encoded by the exons ATGGCGTGGGATCAGAACCGGACGAGCCCGGGGCCCGGTGGCGGCTGCCCCCCCGTGGGCATCCAGCTGGAGGGCGTCATTCTGCCGCCGGTCCTCACGGTGGACGTGGTTCTGGGCCTGCTGGGCAACACGCTGGCTCTATGGATCTTCTGCTTCCGGACCAAGTCGTGGAACCCCAACAACTTGTTCCTCTTCAACCTGGTCGTGGCCGACTTCCTGGCGCTGGTCAGTCTGCCTCTGAGGATCCACGCCTTGCTCAAAGGCCACTGGGTGTTTGGGGACGCCGTGTGCCGCCTCAACCTCTTCCTCATGTTCTCCAACCGCACCGCCAGCATCGCCCTCATGACCGTGGTGGCGTTGTACCGGTACTTCAAG GTGGTCCACCCACACACCTGCTTCACCCGCATGAGCAGGACCCAGGCCAGGATGTTGTCGGTGCTAGTGTGGCTGCTGGTGGTCTGTCCCCGCCTGCCCATGCTGGCCTACAACCACATCAAGGGCGGCGGAAACGCCACACAGTGCTTCTTCTTCACGTCCTACAAGGAGGCGTCGCGGGGCATCCTGGTCCTGGTGGCCGTGCACCGCGTCCTGACCGTGCTGGAGTTCCTGCTCGCCATGGCCGTGCTGATCTTCTGCTCCGTGCGCATCTCCCGCGTCCTGAGGGGGCGCCAGATGGGCAGGGCCCACAAGTTGCGGCGGGCCATGCGGGTGTGCGTGGCCATCGTGGTGGTCTTCCTGGTGTGCTTCTTGCCCACCACCGTCACCACCGTGGGCGTGTGGGTCATCCGCTCCTACCGCCCGTGGGACTGCGGCGCCTTTTACACCTTCACGCAGCTCACCATCGTGTCCCTGGGCCTCAACTTCCTCAACTCCGCCCTGGACCCCGTGGTCTACGTCTTCTCCAGCTCCATGTTCAGGAGGGCCCTCCTCGGCGCCGCGCCCCGCTGCCTGCGCTGCGGGCGTGACGAGGGGGAGTCCTCTTCTGCGTCCCAGTCCACCAGCCAGCAGGAGCTCAAGTCTCTGAGGACCAGCAGAGCCAGTGAAGCCACCTGA